A part of Aegilops tauschii subsp. strangulata cultivar AL8/78 chromosome 2, Aet v6.0, whole genome shotgun sequence genomic DNA contains:
- the LOC109753423 gene encoding uncharacterized protein has protein sequence MVVNGGSQMDVLFLLRQQRELLTQLRALILPALRDADSRSADLAICLFGDVIDCIAGVMSRLKGISTQAGGRRPPTAFDLIGVDVITPNAGEGQKEKPMISNVGQKRRRNNDKRSRSLVTVVPHYDGHHWRKYGQKNINRREHARSYYRCAYTERNCPATKTIQQQDHNVTINCEEETAKYIVVYYGHHTCCDANTSNGGKNDPGMDLIQNGKMAGAVTEFQKFDPGDVDMPALIEVLDNPELNWDIIC, from the exons ATGGTCGTCAATGGCGGCTCCCAGATGGACGTGTTGTTCTTACTCAGGCAGCAGCGGGAGCTTCTGACGCAACTCCGCGCGCTCATCCTGCCGGCGCTTCGCGACGCCGACAGCAGGTCGGCCGACCTCGCCATCTGCCTCTTCGGCGATGTGATCGACTGCATCGCCGGTGTCATGTCCAGGCTTAAGGGGATCAGTACCCAAGCAGGCGGTCGTCGACCGCCGACGGCCTTCGACCTCATAGGCGTTGATGTAATTACGCCCAACGCCGGCGAAGGACAAAAGGAGAAGCCCATGATCAGCAATGTTGGTCAGAAGAGAAG GAGAAACAACGACAAGCGATCAAGATCTCTTGTAACAGTTGTTCCACATTATGATGGCCATCATTGGAGAAAATATGGGCAGAAGAACATTAACAGGAGGGAACATGCCAG GAGCTACTACAGATGCGCCTACACAGAACGGAATTGCCCAGCAACCAAGACAATTCAGCAACAGGATCATAACGTAACTATTAATTGTGAAGAGGAAACTGCAAAGTACATTGTTGTGTACTACGGTCATCACACTTGCTGCGACGCCAACACTAGCAACGGCGGGAAGAATGACCCTGGCATGGACCTAATTCAAAATGGCAAAATGGCGGGAGCAGTAACAGAATTCCAAAAGTTCGACCCAGGAGACGTGGACATGCCAGCTCTAATAGAGGTGCTTGACAATCCTGAGCTGAACTGGGACATCATTTGCTAG